In Mastigocladopsis repens PCC 10914, a single window of DNA contains:
- a CDS encoding two-partner secretion domain-containing protein translates to MKQGCRSLFLITLPLCTLGSLAPITHLKAQISGDGTVSTTVTTPDGSNFNINDGTTRGGNLFHSFKEFSVPTGGSAVFNNATDIQNIISRVTGGSVSSIDGLIKANGTANLFLLNPAGIIFGPNASLNIGGSFLASTANSLLFDNGFEFSATNPQAPPLLTVNIPIGLRFRDNPGTITTQSANLEVASGNSLTLVGGDVNLDGGSLQAFNGRIELAGVAGTGTVGLLNTSNNINLNYPDNLQRADVSLGNAAKVDVTGRGAGNVVVTAGNLDISGQSSISAGIAQGLTADSQQPGDVNLDLTGTLKVNQDSRVNNVINTRATGKAGNIDVKATTVDINGGILRTRTLGNGDAGDINIQAGDIFIDNPAYQLPGRNVTLDDKPALDASNYSSDNSSRIGRGRSGNISLTASGSISLIGRGRDIENKVISIYNARGGKGGGSISLQADKSISLSNAYLVSSTFSQDSKAGDISLKGNESISLTNNSGINAVSFNGGNSGNLTLESQGSVSLQTSTLSAEVRGLNRQNPARGNAGKIQIIGRSISITDKSFVTTKSNNAGNPGNIAIIASDFVEISGKDKFSSQTNRRRQEAKQTTLQTSSDDRAQGQGGDINITTATLHISDGAKLEAETFSKSPGGNIFLQVRDLIFRGENNLISAKASSNANGGNITINAPDGFIVAFPKENNDIIANASAGQGGNIQVITQAIFGMTEGQAIPGNRTNDIDASSQFGVAGTVSINTPDINPNQGLIELPETVIDPTQQIAQNPCHRGVGSSFVITGRGGLPSNPNQLLSSDNVRVDLVKPVASTLNSISATVNQLSTSPSVKKIVPAHGWIFNEKGEVVLTAYVPTNTTSQRSQQTPAICAAR, encoded by the coding sequence ATGAAACAGGGTTGCCGATCCCTATTTTTAATAACCTTACCCCTATGCACTTTAGGAAGTCTTGCGCCTATCACTCACCTCAAAGCGCAAATTTCTGGTGATGGAACTGTCTCTACAACCGTTACCACTCCTGATGGCAGCAATTTCAACATCAATGATGGCACAACAAGGGGAGGAAACCTTTTTCATAGCTTCAAAGAATTTTCTGTACCCACAGGTGGTTCGGCTGTGTTCAACAATGCAACTGATATACAAAATATTATCAGCCGAGTCACAGGTGGTTCGGTTTCTAGTATTGATGGTTTGATTAAAGCCAATGGCACAGCCAACTTGTTTTTACTCAATCCGGCAGGTATTATCTTTGGACCAAATGCCAGCTTGAACATTGGTGGTTCATTTTTGGCAAGTACAGCAAACAGTCTATTGTTTGACAATGGGTTTGAGTTTAGCGCTACCAATCCGCAAGCACCACCACTGTTAACCGTGAATATTCCTATTGGATTGCGGTTTCGGGACAATCCCGGAACCATTACGACTCAATCTGCTAATCTGGAGGTTGCTTCAGGGAACTCCTTAACACTAGTAGGCGGTGATGTGAACTTAGATGGTGGTTCCTTGCAGGCTTTCAATGGTCGTATCGAGTTGGCAGGAGTCGCAGGAACGGGAACAGTTGGACTTTTGAATACAAGTAATAATATTAACTTAAATTATCCAGATAATCTACAGAGGGCAGATGTATCACTAGGAAATGCAGCCAAGGTGGATGTTACTGGTAGAGGCGCGGGCAATGTGGTGGTCACCGCCGGCAATTTAGATATTTCTGGACAAAGTAGCATTTCTGCTGGCATTGCTCAAGGGTTAACGGCAGATAGCCAACAGCCTGGTGACGTGAATCTCGATCTCACAGGAACGCTCAAAGTCAATCAGGACAGCCGGGTTAATAATGTTATTAATACAAGGGCAACAGGTAAAGCTGGTAATATTGATGTCAAAGCGACAACAGTGGATATCAATGGCGGAATACTTCGTACCCGCACTTTGGGGAATGGCGATGCAGGTGACATCAACATTCAAGCTGGTGATATTTTCATAGATAATCCTGCTTATCAACTTCCAGGTCGTAATGTGACACTTGATGATAAGCCTGCACTAGATGCGAGTAATTACAGTAGTGACAACAGTTCCAGGATTGGTAGAGGACGCAGCGGAAATATCTCACTAACTGCTAGTGGTTCAATCTCTCTTATTGGGCGAGGTAGAGACATTGAGAATAAGGTGATTTCCATCTACAACGCCCGTGGTGGAAAAGGGGGTGGTAGTATCTCGCTGCAAGCCGATAAATCAATCTCTTTATCAAATGCTTATCTTGTCAGCAGTACCTTCAGTCAAGATAGCAAAGCCGGTGACATTTCACTCAAAGGCAATGAGTCTATCTCTTTAACAAACAATAGTGGTATTAATGCCGTCAGCTTTAATGGTGGCAATTCTGGAAATCTTACCCTGGAATCTCAAGGTTCTGTGTCTTTGCAAACCAGTACTCTTTCTGCTGAAGTCAGAGGTCTCAACCGCCAAAACCCTGCAAGAGGCAATGCTGGTAAAATTCAAATCATTGGGCGGTCTATTTCAATAACTGACAAGTCATTTGTGACAACAAAATCAAATAATGCTGGTAACCCTGGTAATATTGCAATTATTGCTTCAGATTTTGTCGAAATATCAGGCAAAGATAAATTTTCGAGCCAGACCAACCGCCGTCGTCAAGAGGCAAAACAAACAACCTTGCAGACAAGCAGTGACGACAGAGCTCAGGGACAAGGTGGTGATATCAATATTACTACTGCTACTTTACATATATCCGATGGAGCCAAATTAGAGGCAGAAACTTTCAGCAAATCCCCAGGTGGTAATATCTTTTTGCAGGTACGGGATTTAATTTTCAGAGGTGAGAATAACTTAATCTCTGCTAAAGCTAGCAGCAATGCCAATGGAGGTAATATTACCATTAATGCTCCTGATGGGTTCATCGTCGCTTTCCCCAAAGAGAATAATGACATCATTGCCAATGCTTCTGCTGGTCAAGGAGGCAATATTCAAGTCATAACTCAAGCTATTTTTGGGATGACTGAAGGTCAAGCAATTCCCGGAAACAGAACTAACGACATTGATGCTAGCTCTCAATTTGGCGTTGCAGGTACGGTGAGTATTAATACACCCGATATTAACCCCAATCAGGGGTTAATTGAATTACCAGAGACTGTCATAGACCCGACACAACAGATTGCCCAAAATCCCTGTCACAGAGGTGTAGGTAGCAGCTTCGTCATCACTGGACGTGGTGGATTACCATCTAATCCCAATCAACTCCTCAGCAGTGACAATGTACGCGTTGATTTAGTCAAACCTGTCGCTAGTACGCTCAATTCAATAAGTGCAACTGTCAATCAACTATCTACCAGTCCCAGTGTCAAAAAGATAGTACCCGCTCATGGATGGATTTTTAATGAAAAAGGTGAGGTCGTGTTGACAGCTTATGTCCCCACCAACACTACTTCACAACGCTCGCAGCAAA